From Bicyclus anynana chromosome 11, ilBicAnyn1.1, whole genome shotgun sequence:
tgtcataatattatttaatcgaatggtggtaataatagtcgaaaacttaaaattaaagttatgaagattccaaacgcgccttagtcaaaatatatagaatataagtattctatatataaatatatagaaaagaCTTCCGCGTGATTTCCGCTACTTGTAGATAAGTGTTGTAAGTTAGCATTGAGATAGTGAATAGCCTCTATAAAGTGTCTGAAGCAAGCTTTCGAAGCACGTAACGCTCCTGTATGAAGGCTACACTTCTCTCAAATTTTCACTTGGCCGAGCGCCAGGAACTGTCTGTATTGAAAGAAAATTGCAACCACTTTAAAGTTTCTCCTATAACAAGGCAATTTGGAGTCGGGATTTCTAAAGGGCTGGCCATTTTGTCCTAAATCTATTGATGTGAATCGTTGGTAGTTGTGAAATGAAATGTAAGTTGTTTCCGTTGTTCTTAGGATAAAATAGTAGTAATATTCGCTAGTATTATCCAAAATTCTAGATTAATATTGTtaagaggaaatattttttatttgtttatttataccgTGTAGGTTTGAAACCATTAACTAATTCTTAACCTACTGTTaaacttttctttaaaaaaatattttacgttaAGTTACTATTATTAGCGAGTAACCTAATCGttgtttactagctgacgccgcgcggtttcacccgcgtggttctcgttcccgtagaaatgcGGAGATAttatagccaatagccttcctcgataaatgggctgactctaaaagtatttttaaaaccattagtttctgagattagcgcgttcaaccaaacaaacgaacaaactcttcagctttataatattagtatacacgCAAGCGGGAACTATGCGTGTAACACCGCGTGGgacagctagtaataaataaataatttacaatataacATGCTGTTTGACAGAAAGTCCAGCCCAACGGTCCGTGCCCACTGCTGGGCCGCTCCCGGCACGTCACCGTGGTGCCGCGCGCTCACGTCCGGCCGCAGACCGTCGTCCGGATCTGTCAGGGGCCCGTCGAAGATACTGTGGACACGCCCTATTTGAAACTTGcgcaaattattaaaaatttaggtAATCTTACGACAAACTGTGTACAAAGCGGCCATATTTAAGTTCGGTACTTTGGTCGGGTTTGAAAAGTTGAGATTTCTCTTATGAAAGAAATGTTAACTTCAGGTAGTAGTgtttaggtccactttactttgaagtagtttagaaaaaaagaaataaatttcgtttatttGACACATTTCTGTGTGTGTCACACAGAAGACAACAAAAAAAGTGATTAAAATAAAGgacctaaaattaaaagatgttaaatacctaaactaaTAGTGGTCTTCCATGGATCCATGCTTAAATTGTAATCGATGTTTACAAATAGGgtcgtttaaaaatatacaattttttaaaagctcaATTTTCTATAACCCGAACCAAGGTGTGAACCTTTAGATCGACACCAAACAACAGGCTAAACTGTGCCTTGTTGCTAGATACTCAGTTTGGTGACAATGTCTCACCAGAAAGcctaaaagtttaatatttttaacactatAACTTTGTAGGTGCGATGGACGCGGTGAAATCGTGTTGCCCGTTCTGCGCTTGCACCGGATGCTGCGTTTGTCGCGTGCAAGACTACGAGCCGGCCGACGAGACGCGCGACAAGATGCGGCAGCGCGATATGCGCGTCTTCGACGAGCGCGTTAGTCGCGACTTTCAGACAATGCGGATTATGTACTAATGAATTGAATTAGCCAGATTTTATATGACTCTCTGCCTAGTTCTTCAGAGATTcgttacaatttaaatatttctttatttacctGTAAATATcagttattatattaaaattaaaattatagtggacagattctttgtataatgctatataattatataagctgtgttttatttttatatattttaataggtatatttttttagttatcatAAGTTTTGttgcaaatataattaaatagcgACATTACTTTCCACCGCGACTGTCGTTCGTCTGCGCTGACCCTATAACATTTTGTTCACTTTTCACTAATTTCTTCATAGCACAGCAAGCTGGAGGGATGCTTCTCACAAATGAAGGCGTGGATGACGTCACAATGCAATTCGTTGAGGAGGCCGCTGCGGTGTATAGAGCCACAGAACTCTCTCGTGGAGTTGTTGAGCTCGCCCACAGAGAATTTATCGTAGCCCGCCTCAGTTAAAGTTTGACCTGAATCAAGACATAACTCCTTAATTTCAAAGCCATAAGCACTATCAGAACCTCGCGGTTACATCCGCATAGTTTCCGTTACTGTAggaattcattatcaacccatatttcggctcactgctaagctcgagtctcctctcagaatgagaggggttaggccaatagtccaccactctggcccaatgcggattggcagacttcatacacgcagagaattgagaaaattctctggtatgcaggtcctCAAGTACTTAggtactcaaccgattttaaaaaatctttcaccattagaaagttaCATCAATAccgtataggctatatttttccaCAGGAATGGGTACTACACGGTTGTATCTACGGGACATCTACCACTAattcgaaattttataaaatagatgaaaattaagtaatatttcttttcattaaTATACCAACAACAACAGATAGAGCagaccttttttattctttcgctctctttttgtttaaatacaaataatacaatcaaACGGTTTGCtgattataattaactagctaaACATAACTTctaaatactttattataatttagttatattCCTAATATAGAAAGTTGGAAAATACAACAACATCGAAGGCTGTGCAGGTAAATACAGGgaagtatttaattatatatcacgAGTAACCGCGGGTAGAGCAAACATGCGGAAAAATGAACTTTTTGCTCAGGGGCACGTTGCGTAAATATTTGGCGTACCGTCATTTTTTGACAGCATAAGTTACAGTGTCACCCGACATTAAACTTTCGGTAAATGTAGGCCTTAGATGTGAAAACGCCATGACTCGTGAAAAAAGATAGTTATTGTGGACCAATAATAtcgaaaatatactaaattggTCGAAACGAAATACGTAGTAATACGTAGCCTTTAGCACGCATCTTAGGCCTATTGCACCAAAAAAACACACATGCTTAATATAACTAAAGCCTTAATGACTCAACGGATATAAAGACGAGCTTGTCGGCGCGAGTGAGACATCCGATACaagatagtacgaagtgttccATGAGTTTGGTGGGGAGTAGTGTAATAAGACTCTGGCAGCCTACCTCAGCACATTCTTATCGTGACGTTCGATCCGTAGAaaccttttgttggataatccttcgTGGATTATTTTGGTATAGGCGGGTTAACTAGTTTTAGTAGACgtttttaaccctacatactTCGGTTACAAGTCCGAAACTTCGCTCA
This genomic window contains:
- the LOC112046549 gene encoding uncharacterized protein LOC112046549, which translates into the protein MLTLPKTQCDPKKTAGVCKCRPICKSRRREWKGELQKTSGELLIERKPAHECFRRWPMKVQPNGPCPLLGRSRHVTVVPRAHVRPQTVVRICQGPVEDTVDTPYLKLAQIIKNLGAMDAVKSCCPFCACTGCCVCRVQDYEPADETRDKMRQRDMRVFDERVSRDFQTMRIMY